GTCTGTGTGGGAAGACGTGCTCAACGAAAAGTTGACCTATCGCCGCAACCGCATTCGAGGAGAATTGATTCCCTACTTAAAGAAACATTTCAATCCCCAGGTGGAAAAAAGTTTAGCTCAAACGGTGGAATTGTTAACAGCAGAAGTGGCTTATTTAGAGCAAGTTAGTGGAGAAATTTATCAAACCCTAAGCCAAACGGATCAAAAAAGTTTAAACTGTCGTTTACTCAGTCAAAAACCCCTGGCCTTACAACGGCGTATCATTCGCCAATTTCTACAATCCTGTCAAAGCCAATCTCCCAATTTTGAGGAAATTGAACAGATAGTAGGGTTGATTAATGCCCCCAACCGCTCCCAAACTTCTTCCCTACCAGGTCAAGGAATAGTTAGGGTGGAAGGGGACTTTTTGCGATACATTTACCAGGGTAAATAGTAATCATTTCTCCCCAGCTAAACTATGGATAAATTGGCTGAAATTTAGGCTAAAAACCCATCGCTTTAGCAACAATTTCCAAATCTGGTTTTAAACCCGCTTTCACTTGATTGCCACTATTTTGCACAGCACAATCTGGATCTTTCAAGCCGTTGCCGGTCAGCACACAAACCACGGTGGCTCCAGCGGGAACTTGATCTTTTTGCTTCAATAAACCAGCTACGGAAGCGGCACTGGCGGGCTCACAAAAAACCCCTTCTTCGGCAGCTAGGATACGATAGGCTTCCAAAATTTCGGCATCGGTGACGGGGTGAAATTCCCCATTACTTTCCCTAGAAGCGGCCCAGGCCTTATCCCAGTTGGCAGGATTGCCAATACGAATAGCAGTGGCTAGGGTTTCGGGATGGCTAATGGGTTGCCCTTGGATAAAAGGAGCGGAACCAGCGGCTTGGAAACCCATCATCCTCGGTAGGCGATCGCCTTTGCCCAATTCTTTATACTGACAAAAACCCATCCAGTAGGCGGTGATATTGCCCGCATTGCCCACGGGGATACAGAGCCAATCGGGGGCCTGGCCGAGGACATCAACAATTTCAAACGCGGCGGTCTTTTGTCCTTCCAAACGGTAGGGATTAACGGAATTTACCAAGGTTACGGGGTAATGTTCCGATAACTGCCGCACGGTGGTCAACGCATCGTCAAAGTTACCATCAATGGCAATCACTTCCGCACCGTAAATTAAAGCTTGGCCTAATTTTCCCAAAGCGACATAACCATCGGGAATGATCACAAAAGCCCGCAAACCGGCCCGCCGAGCGTAGGCCGCCGCCGCCGCTGAAGTATTACCTGTGCTGGCACAAATTACCGCTTTGGCCCCTGCTTCCTTGGCTTTGGAAATGGCCATGGTCATGCCCCGGTCCTTGAAACTACCGGTGGGGTTTAG
The genomic region above belongs to Synechocystis sp. PCC 6803 substr. PCC-P and contains:
- the thrC gene encoding threonine synthase — encoded protein: MISCHSFTMTPSAPNSTVLPSATPVCPQSSACRWRGLIETYRPYLPVSDQTPVVTLLEGNTPLIPAPAIAKRIGKDVRVFVKYDGLNPTGSFKDRGMTMAISKAKEAGAKAVICASTGNTSAAAAAYARRAGLRAFVIIPDGYVALGKLGQALIYGAEVIAIDGNFDDALTTVRQLSEHYPVTLVNSVNPYRLEGQKTAAFEIVDVLGQAPDWLCIPVGNAGNITAYWMGFCQYKELGKGDRLPRMMGFQAAGSAPFIQGQPISHPETLATAIRIGNPANWDKAWAASRESNGEFHPVTDAEILEAYRILAAEEGVFCEPASAASVAGLLKQKDQVPAGATVVCVLTGNGLKDPDCAVQNSGNQVKAGLKPDLEIVAKAMGF